A window of Cryptomeria japonica chromosome 3, Sugi_1.0, whole genome shotgun sequence contains these coding sequences:
- the LOC131874105 gene encoding putative pentatricopeptide repeat-containing protein At3g23330, with protein sequence MTARHAQNSLVENSLEIFKKMQLADVELNSATFSSILPACAKMGALDEGMKIHQKVFEDGFSSDVIVVTALIDMYAKCGNLQKAHELFDGIPQQDVVSWTAIVAGYAQNGFVDKALEIFKHMQFSGVKPKFNNFCQRSSTPVPRFGVGCERPSSNDLVAITLADMNAKCGRI encoded by the coding sequence ATGACTGCAAGACATGCACAAAATAGCCTTGTGGAAAACTCTTTAGAGATTTTTAAGAAAATGCAGTTGGCAGATGTAGAGCTCAACTCagcaaccttttccagcatcctccctgcgtgcGCCAAAATGGGAGCCTTGGACGAGGGTATGAAAATCCATCAAAAAGTGTTTGAAGATGGATTTTCTTCAGATGTTATAGTTGTGACAGCcttgatagacatgtatgcaaaatgtggaaatctACAGAAGGCACATGAATTGTTTGACGGTATACCTCAACAAGATGTGGTTTCATGGACTGCAATTGTCGCTGGATATGCACAGAATGGGTTTGTTGATAAAGCTTTGGAGATATTCAAGCATATGCAATTTTCAGGTGTAAAGCCCAAATTCAACAACTTCTGCCAGCGTTCCTCTACGCCAGTGCCAAGGTTCGGAGTAGGCTGTGAACGTCCATCATCGAATGACTTAGTTGCTATTACCTTGGCCGATATGAATGCAAAGTGTGGaagaatataa